The proteins below are encoded in one region of Fervidicoccaceae archaeon:
- a CDS encoding 50S ribosomal protein L30e — MSLGASLERELKTAYNTGRVELGTKASLKALKLGRAKVVVVAANANPSTRSDAERYAELSGTPLLFFNGTSVELGGLLGKPFPVQMLAVVDPGESQIVELALSERAKEKTKEAVRA, encoded by the coding sequence GTGAGCCTGGGAGCGAGCTTAGAGAGAGAGCTGAAAACGGCCTACAATACTGGCAGAGTCGAGCTGGGCACGAAGGCCTCACTCAAGGCGCTTAAGCTCGGGAGAGCGAAGGTGGTTGTAGTGGCGGCTAACGCTAATCCCTCGACGAGATCGGACGCAGAGCGATACGCCGAGCTCTCGGGAACGCCTTTGCTCTTTTTCAACGGGACGAGCGTCGAGCTGGGAGGATTGCTCGGGAAACCCTTCCCGGTCCAGATGCTAGCAGTAGTTGACCCCGGAGAGTCTCAAATAGTAGAGCTCGCGCTCAGCGAGAGAGCCAAGGAGAAGACCAAAGAGGCGGTGAGGGCTTAA
- a CDS encoding NusA-like transcription termination signal-binding factor — MPNIKLTSRELKYIALFQDLTGATVKDCIIVEEDNSVIFVVKRGEAGIAIGKGGMNVKALRKMLGKDVKIVEDGETAEELVKNSLAPARVKSVKLIETSGKKTLYVVVEPEDRGLAIGKGGRNINKARLLLKRYFDVEDVVII; from the coding sequence TTGCCTAACATAAAGCTCACATCTAGAGAGCTGAAATACATAGCTCTATTTCAAGACTTAACCGGCGCCACCGTCAAGGACTGCATAATCGTCGAGGAGGACAACAGCGTAATATTCGTGGTCAAGCGCGGAGAGGCCGGCATCGCGATTGGTAAGGGAGGAATGAACGTCAAGGCTCTCAGAAAGATGCTAGGCAAAGACGTGAAAATAGTTGAGGACGGCGAGACAGCCGAAGAGCTCGTAAAGAACAGCCTGGCACCGGCTAGGGTCAAGAGCGTGAAGTTGATCGAGACCTCAGGCAAGAAAACGCTCTACGTTGTCGTCGAGCCGGAGGATAGAGGGCTAGCCATAGGGAAAGGAGGCAGGAACATAAACAAGGCGAGGCTTCTGTTGAAGAGGTACTTCGACGTAGAGGACGTGGTCATCATATGA
- a CDS encoding 30S ribosomal protein S12 yields the protein MPGKKAPLGLYAARNLRRKRKKFRWSQMEFKRRALRLKEKVDPLEGAPMARGIVLEKVGIESRQPNSAVRKCVRVQLIKNGKVVTAFVPWDGGLNLIDEHDEVIVEGIGGSRGRSMGDLPGVRYKVVMVNGVSLKALLLGKKQKPVR from the coding sequence GTGCCCGGCAAGAAGGCTCCCCTCGGACTCTACGCGGCCAGAAACCTCAGGAGAAAGAGGAAGAAATTCAGATGGAGTCAGATGGAGTTCAAGAGGAGAGCGCTTAGGCTCAAAGAGAAGGTCGACCCCCTCGAGGGAGCCCCCATGGCGAGGGGCATAGTGCTCGAGAAGGTCGGTATAGAGTCCAGACAGCCTAATTCCGCTGTCCGGAAGTGCGTTAGGGTGCAGCTGATCAAGAACGGGAAGGTCGTCACGGCCTTCGTGCCTTGGGACGGAGGGCTGAATCTGATAGATGAGCACGATGAGGTGATTGTGGAGGGAATAGGCGGGAGCAGAGGGAGATCCATGGGAGATCTGCCAGGCGTCAGATATAAAGTAGTAATGGTCAACGGGGTCTCCCTGAAGGCGCTACTGCTAGGCAAGAAGCAAAAGCCAGTTAGATGA
- a CDS encoding 30S ribosomal protein S7 codes for MSGSPLKSVDIKLFGKWSYEGVEVRDPSLKKYICLRPVYLPHTGGRHESRRFGKGQVPIVERLLNRLMRHGRNMGKKHLAYNIVKKAFELIYLSTGENPIQVLVRAVENSAPREETTTIMYGGIRYHVSVDVSPLRRIDLALRHLTDGARNCAFNNPKPIEECLAEEIIAAANNDPKSYAVSRKDEIERIALSSR; via the coding sequence TTGAGCGGGTCGCCTCTGAAGTCGGTCGACATCAAGCTGTTCGGGAAGTGGAGCTATGAGGGCGTAGAAGTCAGGGACCCGAGTCTCAAGAAATACATCTGCCTGAGGCCCGTTTATCTACCGCACACAGGAGGAAGGCACGAGAGCAGGAGATTCGGCAAGGGGCAGGTCCCAATAGTAGAGCGCCTTCTTAACAGGCTGATGAGGCACGGTAGAAATATGGGCAAGAAGCACTTAGCGTATAACATCGTGAAGAAGGCCTTCGAGCTGATCTATCTCTCAACGGGCGAGAACCCCATTCAGGTGCTGGTGCGAGCTGTTGAGAATTCCGCTCCCCGGGAGGAGACTACGACGATAATGTACGGTGGCATAAGATACCACGTCTCCGTCGACGTATCTCCGCTCCGCAGGATCGACCTAGCCCTGAGGCATCTGACAGACGGTGCCAGGAACTGTGCCTTCAACAACCCGAAGCCCATAGAGGAGTGCCTAGCCGAGGAGATAATTGCGGCCGCTAACAATGATCCCAAGAGCTACGCGGTGTCGAGGAAGGACGAGATAGAGAGGATAGCGCTGAGCTCCAGGTGA
- the tuf gene encoding translation elongation factor EF-1 subunit alpha: protein MSEKPHLNLVIIGHVDHGKSTLTGHILYRLGYVDPKKWAEIEEEAKKKGKESFKFAWILDRLKEERERGLTIDLAFMKFETKNRYFTIIDAPGHRDFVKNMITGASQADAALLVVSARRGEFEAGMSPEGQTREHIILAKTMGIDQVIVAVNKMDVTEPPWSEERYKQIVDTVSKFMRGLGYDISKVPFIPVSGWLGDNLIERSLNMPWYNGPTLVEALDALKVPPKPVDKPLRIPIQAVHSISGVGTVPVGRVESGVLKKGDRVVFMPPGKVGEVRSIEMHHQPIEKAEPGDNIGFNVRGVSKQDLARGDVAGHLDNPPTVAEEFTARIFIVWHPSAVTVGYTPVIHAHTASVACRISELVSKLDPRTGKEVEKSPQFLKQGDAAVAKFVPIKPMVIERFSDFPGLGRFAIRDMGKTVGIGVTLDVKPREIQVKA, encoded by the coding sequence ATGAGCGAGAAGCCTCACTTGAATTTAGTAATCATAGGTCACGTGGATCACGGCAAGAGCACGTTGACCGGCCACATACTGTACAGGCTCGGTTACGTTGACCCCAAGAAGTGGGCCGAGATCGAGGAGGAGGCGAAGAAGAAGGGCAAGGAGTCCTTCAAGTTTGCCTGGATACTCGATAGGCTCAAGGAGGAGCGAGAGAGAGGACTCACTATAGACCTGGCCTTCATGAAGTTCGAGACGAAGAATCGCTACTTCACCATAATCGACGCGCCGGGCCACAGAGACTTCGTTAAGAACATGATAACTGGAGCTAGCCAGGCCGACGCGGCTCTCCTTGTGGTCTCGGCCAGGCGGGGTGAATTCGAGGCTGGCATGAGCCCCGAGGGCCAAACGAGGGAGCATATTATACTCGCCAAGACCATGGGAATAGACCAGGTTATTGTGGCCGTGAACAAGATGGATGTCACCGAGCCGCCGTGGAGCGAGGAGAGGTACAAGCAGATCGTCGACACGGTCTCCAAGTTCATGCGCGGGCTCGGCTACGACATATCCAAGGTCCCCTTCATACCGGTCTCCGGCTGGCTGGGCGACAACCTTATCGAGCGCAGCCTCAACATGCCGTGGTACAACGGTCCTACGCTCGTGGAGGCTCTGGACGCGCTTAAGGTGCCGCCCAAGCCCGTCGACAAGCCCCTTAGGATCCCCATTCAGGCTGTGCACTCCATCAGCGGCGTAGGCACCGTGCCCGTCGGCCGCGTCGAGAGCGGGGTCCTCAAGAAGGGAGATAGGGTGGTTTTCATGCCACCGGGCAAGGTCGGCGAAGTGAGAAGCATAGAGATGCACCACCAGCCCATCGAGAAGGCTGAGCCCGGAGACAACATAGGCTTCAACGTGAGAGGCGTGAGTAAGCAGGACCTGGCTAGAGGCGACGTGGCTGGTCACCTCGATAATCCACCGACCGTGGCCGAGGAGTTCACGGCTAGAATCTTCATAGTCTGGCACCCCTCCGCCGTGACCGTGGGTTATACTCCAGTGATACACGCTCACACCGCTAGCGTAGCCTGCAGAATTTCGGAGCTCGTGAGCAAGCTCGACCCGCGGACTGGCAAGGAGGTCGAGAAGAGCCCCCAATTCCTCAAGCAGGGTGACGCGGCGGTAGCGAAGTTCGTTCCGATAAAGCCTATGGTGATCGAGAGGTTCAGCGACTTCCCGGGCCTTGGTAGATTCGCTATAAGAGACATGGGCAAAACCGTGGGCATAGGTGTCACACTCGACGTCAAGCCACGCGAGATTCAGGTCAAAGCTTAA
- the rpsJ gene encoding 30S ribosomal protein S10, whose amino-acid sequence MPAIARIKLWSTDVRSLESVTREIKAIAEKAGVKVRGPVPLPIKRIVVPVFRLPHGEGSKHWEKWEMRVHKRLIDVVTDERVMRQIMRIRVPENVYVEIELI is encoded by the coding sequence TTGCCGGCGATAGCGAGGATAAAGCTCTGGAGCACCGACGTGCGCTCGCTCGAGAGCGTCACCAGAGAGATCAAAGCAATCGCCGAGAAGGCCGGAGTCAAGGTCAGAGGCCCCGTCCCCCTGCCGATTAAGAGGATAGTGGTGCCGGTTTTCAGGCTCCCCCACGGGGAGGGCTCGAAGCATTGGGAGAAGTGGGAGATGAGAGTTCACAAGCGGCTAATCGACGTGGTCACGGACGAAAGGGTCATGAGACAGATAATGAGGATTAGAGTCCCAGAGAACGTCTACGTCGAAATAGAGCTGATTTGA
- a CDS encoding nucleotidyltransferase family protein, giving the protein MLALIYAGGLGKRLRPLTDAIPKPMIRVGGKPILQWQLEHLRRHDVRRILLLVGYKAEAIEKYFGDGSAFGVEIKYSREEEPLGTAGSLAKALELVNTEKFLLLNGDIITNIDVRKLLEALDNEPKAGASIAAVELPSPFGVLQIDESGLVRGFVEKPRLKDVWINAGLYAMRKSVVEGLCPRRGDVERTLLPALAEEGRLVAVRYPGALWKSIDSFKDLEEAEELVSLLR; this is encoded by the coding sequence TTGCTCGCCCTGATCTACGCCGGAGGCCTCGGCAAGAGGCTCAGGCCTCTCACCGACGCGATACCCAAGCCTATGATAAGGGTCGGTGGGAAGCCCATTTTGCAATGGCAGCTCGAGCACCTGAGGAGGCATGACGTGAGGAGGATCCTGCTGCTCGTAGGCTATAAGGCCGAGGCGATCGAGAAGTACTTCGGGGACGGCAGCGCTTTCGGCGTAGAGATCAAGTACTCGCGCGAGGAGGAGCCGCTGGGGACGGCGGGCTCTCTAGCAAAAGCTCTAGAGCTCGTGAATACGGAGAAGTTCCTCCTCTTGAATGGCGACATCATAACTAACATAGACGTGAGAAAGCTGCTCGAAGCGCTCGACAACGAGCCTAAGGCCGGAGCCTCGATAGCGGCCGTGGAGCTTCCCAGCCCCTTTGGAGTCCTGCAGATAGACGAGAGCGGACTCGTCAGAGGCTTCGTCGAGAAGCCCAGGCTAAAGGACGTCTGGATAAACGCCGGGCTATACGCCATGAGGAAGAGCGTAGTGGAGGGACTCTGCCCTCGGAGAGGCGACGTGGAGAGGACGCTTCTTCCCGCTCTGGCCGAGGAGGGAAGGCTTGTGGCTGTTAGGTATCCAGGAGCTCTTTGGAAAAGCATAGATAGCTTCAAGGATCTGGAAGAAGCCGAGGAATTGGTCTCACTCTTACGCTGA
- a CDS encoding SDR family NAD(P)-dependent oxidoreductase, which yields MSFRGRVAIVTGSAMGIGKAIALRLASDGANVALYDLSERVRDVAEEVESVAGTRALAFVGDVSVRSEVEEAVNKVLERFGKIDILVNNAGIYPFKPFVQMSEEEWDKVMNVNLKGVFYFTKAVLPSMMSNRYGRIINVSSIAGSVIGFPNLVHYCASKAAIVGLTKALALEVAPYNITVNAIAPGPIETPGTRTVLVDEELKLSILKQIPLGRLGAPADVAEVAAFLASEKAGFITGQLFIVDGGYSAH from the coding sequence GTGAGCTTCCGCGGGAGAGTAGCCATAGTAACTGGTAGCGCCATGGGCATAGGAAAGGCGATAGCGCTGAGACTCGCGAGCGACGGAGCCAACGTAGCTCTCTACGATCTCTCGGAGAGGGTTCGCGACGTTGCAGAGGAGGTAGAAAGCGTGGCGGGAACTAGAGCCCTCGCTTTCGTGGGTGACGTGAGCGTGAGGTCTGAGGTCGAAGAAGCGGTCAACAAGGTTCTAGAGCGCTTCGGGAAAATCGACATACTCGTTAACAACGCTGGCATCTATCCCTTCAAACCTTTCGTTCAAATGAGCGAGGAGGAGTGGGACAAGGTCATGAACGTCAACCTGAAGGGCGTCTTTTATTTCACTAAGGCGGTTCTTCCGTCAATGATGAGCAACAGATACGGTAGGATCATTAATGTGTCGTCTATAGCCGGGAGCGTTATCGGCTTCCCCAATCTGGTGCACTATTGTGCGAGTAAGGCCGCCATCGTCGGCTTAACCAAAGCATTGGCTCTCGAGGTGGCCCCGTACAATATAACGGTGAACGCGATCGCCCCGGGTCCCATAGAGACTCCCGGCACGAGGACCGTATTAGTCGATGAGGAGCTAAAACTGAGCATACTTAAGCAGATCCCTCTCGGCAGACTCGGCGCGCCGGCAGACGTAGCGGAGGTCGCGGCGTTCCTCGCTTCTGAGAAAGCCGGCTTCATTACGGGTCAGCTGTTCATCGTGGACGGAGGTTACTCCGCTCATTAG
- a CDS encoding FprA family A-type flavoprotein, translated as MTVGKIARDLYVLRCEDHEKRYFDALWEIPEGITYNSYLLRTREGSMLFDGCSRRLLPEFLEALRELVDFSELKFVVVNHAEPDHSGSLPEIISRAENATVLGTEVALDLLDAFYGVRERVSVVSEEESIELGGVELRFHRAPWVHWPDAMVTYVGGFDALITCDLFGGFSIPRTLTDVSDEVVEEYLPFVRKYVAAVVGHYRDHLARAAEKIRRAYPRVSSVLPGHGLLWLRSPSRIIDYYERWARGEAEPGKVTIVYASMYGALEEAALAVAEELEKRGKSVSLHIFNDELRGDLSELISDVSDSEALAVGAATYENDVHPLARCFVDLIAHKLRFERPALVISSYGWRGAAGRLLAEALSKAGYRVVDVVEFRGSLTPETRSRLVEAVDKLVRAVSSGVEKELTSNSSRLGEA; from the coding sequence GTGACGGTAGGCAAAATAGCGCGCGACCTCTACGTGTTGAGGTGTGAGGATCACGAGAAGAGATACTTCGATGCTCTCTGGGAGATCCCAGAAGGCATAACGTACAATTCTTACCTGCTGAGGACTCGGGAGGGCTCGATGCTCTTTGACGGTTGCAGCAGGAGGCTCCTACCCGAGTTCTTGGAAGCCCTGAGAGAGCTCGTCGACTTTAGCGAGCTGAAGTTTGTCGTAGTCAATCACGCCGAGCCGGACCACTCGGGCAGCTTGCCGGAGATAATCAGCCGAGCCGAGAACGCGACAGTGCTGGGGACCGAGGTCGCGCTGGATCTGCTCGACGCGTTCTATGGTGTTAGGGAGAGGGTCTCGGTCGTCTCGGAGGAGGAGTCCATTGAGTTGGGGGGCGTGGAGCTGAGATTCCACCGCGCGCCGTGGGTCCACTGGCCCGACGCTATGGTGACCTATGTGGGAGGGTTCGACGCCTTGATAACGTGCGACTTGTTTGGGGGCTTTTCCATTCCGAGAACTCTGACCGACGTGTCTGACGAAGTGGTCGAAGAATATTTGCCCTTCGTCAGGAAGTACGTTGCCGCGGTGGTCGGCCACTATAGGGACCACTTGGCGAGAGCAGCGGAGAAGATCAGGAGGGCTTATCCGCGAGTGAGCTCGGTGCTCCCGGGCCACGGTCTCTTGTGGCTTAGATCGCCCTCGCGGATCATCGATTACTACGAGAGGTGGGCCCGCGGTGAGGCAGAGCCGGGGAAAGTGACCATCGTGTACGCGTCGATGTATGGGGCGCTCGAAGAGGCCGCGCTGGCGGTCGCCGAGGAGCTCGAGAAGAGGGGGAAAAGCGTTTCTCTCCACATCTTCAACGATGAGCTCCGAGGCGACTTGAGCGAACTGATCTCTGATGTCTCGGACTCCGAGGCTCTTGCTGTGGGGGCCGCGACCTACGAGAACGACGTGCACCCGTTGGCGCGCTGCTTCGTAGATCTCATTGCTCACAAGCTCCGCTTCGAGAGACCGGCCCTCGTCATCAGCTCGTACGGCTGGAGAGGGGCCGCCGGTCGGCTGCTAGCCGAGGCTCTCTCTAAGGCGGGATATAGAGTGGTGGACGTGGTCGAGTTCCGCGGCTCGCTGACCCCTGAGACCCGCTCGAGGCTTGTTGAAGCTGTCGACAAGCTGGTGCGCGCCGTCTCGAGCGGAGTTGAGAAGGAACTGACCAGCAACTCAAGTCGCCTCGGCGAAGCGTAG
- a CDS encoding MBL fold metallo-hydrolase — MVRVKWHGHACFELRTSSGTVVVFDPHDGKSIGLKAPNVKADIVIVSHNHFDHNAAELVARPGALVIKERAAEIRRGEISVKGFPTYHDESMGTKRGRNVVYKVRADDVDFVHLGDLGHVPSPELVEELRGVGVLFVPVGGTFTIGPREAVRVIELLEPKIAVPMHYKVTGLNLPLSGLEEFAALSKWPFARLGSSELEVNSNNLPEKTTVIALRPPT, encoded by the coding sequence ATGGTCCGAGTCAAGTGGCACGGCCACGCTTGCTTCGAGCTGAGGACCTCGAGCGGAACCGTCGTGGTGTTTGATCCGCACGATGGCAAGAGCATAGGCCTGAAGGCTCCCAATGTCAAAGCGGACATCGTGATCGTTAGCCACAATCACTTCGACCACAATGCCGCGGAGCTCGTAGCCAGACCCGGGGCCCTCGTGATCAAGGAGCGCGCAGCGGAGATACGACGCGGAGAAATCTCGGTGAAAGGCTTCCCGACCTATCACGACGAGAGCATGGGGACCAAGAGGGGTCGCAACGTGGTGTACAAGGTGAGAGCGGACGACGTGGACTTCGTACACTTAGGGGATTTGGGTCACGTCCCGTCCCCAGAGCTCGTCGAGGAGCTCAGAGGGGTGGGGGTGCTCTTCGTACCCGTCGGAGGCACGTTCACGATCGGGCCAAGAGAAGCCGTTCGCGTGATAGAGCTACTCGAGCCCAAAATTGCCGTGCCGATGCACTATAAAGTAACAGGCCTTAATCTGCCGCTCAGCGGGCTCGAGGAGTTCGCCGCGCTGAGCAAGTGGCCCTTCGCTAGGCTCGGAAGCTCGGAGCTTGAGGTGAACTCGAACAATCTCCCCGAGAAGACTACGGTGATAGCGCTGAGGCCGCCAACCTAG
- a CDS encoding 3-isopropylmalate dehydratase, with amino-acid sequence MRVRGWALVVGDNIDTDTIIPARHLHRADPSWLAEHVFEDAPMIRSALLSLHKPVIIIAGRGFGYGSSREQAVLALKAAGVGAVIARSFHRIFFRNALNNGLPALEALIEEAETGAEVSVDLSTGTIFIGPKEFRAKPLPQQLLRILEAGGIKEELRRMAQRMAKRA; translated from the coding sequence TTGAGGGTTAGAGGCTGGGCCCTAGTCGTGGGCGACAACATAGACACGGATACGATAATACCGGCCAGGCATCTTCATAGAGCCGACCCGAGCTGGCTAGCCGAGCACGTCTTCGAGGATGCGCCAATGATAAGGAGCGCGTTGCTCTCGCTACATAAGCCTGTCATTATAATCGCGGGGAGAGGCTTCGGCTACGGAAGCAGTAGAGAGCAAGCGGTCCTGGCTCTCAAAGCGGCCGGCGTAGGGGCCGTGATCGCCAGGAGCTTCCACAGAATATTCTTCAGGAATGCTCTCAATAACGGGCTCCCGGCCCTCGAGGCATTAATCGAGGAGGCGGAGACGGGGGCCGAGGTCTCGGTGGACCTCTCGACGGGCACGATATTTATTGGCCCTAAAGAGTTCAGGGCGAAGCCTCTCCCGCAGCAGCTACTTAGGATTCTCGAGGCGGGGGGAATAAAGGAGGAGCTCAGGAGAATGGCGCAGAGAATGGCGAAGCGGGCCTAG
- a CDS encoding aconitase/3-isopropylmalate dehydratase large subunit family protein, translating into MLLRSLALSILSSHSGDRRVEPGDLVVARVDAVLLNDVTGPLALDVLEETGALEARRDRGPRVYVVFDHYAPAHNWDAAKNHRRLRSLSRIWGARLYDVGAGVAHQLLAEGEVRPGELVVGADSHTITYGALASFATGVGSSEAAYAAVTGELWFRAPEPLFVELRGSFGPAVCGKDLALYLLGLLGPEGALYRSIEFFGDSLREMKMHDRLTVSNMMVEAGAKTAMFPLDEELMRYLRELGVHEEWSAELRFEGGSRDISVELGELAPMVAAPPSPTNVKPVEELEGIEVDYVFIGSCTNGRFEDLAAAARLLKGRRVRARLLVIPASARTLSLLSKEGLLDIFLGAGAVIGVPGCGPCFGAHMGVASEGEVVISTANRNFPGRMGPPSARVYLASPLTAAASAVEGRLVDPRRLLR; encoded by the coding sequence GTGCTTTTGCGTAGCTTAGCCCTCTCGATCCTCTCGTCCCATAGCGGCGATCGTAGGGTGGAGCCCGGCGACTTGGTGGTCGCCCGAGTGGACGCGGTCCTGCTCAACGACGTAACTGGGCCCCTCGCGCTTGACGTATTGGAGGAGACGGGCGCACTCGAGGCTCGACGCGATAGGGGGCCCAGGGTCTACGTCGTGTTCGACCACTACGCTCCAGCTCACAACTGGGATGCAGCCAAAAACCACAGAAGACTGCGCTCGCTTTCGAGGATCTGGGGCGCTCGCCTATACGACGTGGGGGCAGGCGTGGCCCACCAACTTTTGGCTGAGGGGGAGGTGAGGCCCGGCGAGCTCGTCGTGGGAGCTGACAGCCACACGATCACATATGGCGCTCTGGCCTCCTTCGCGACGGGCGTGGGGAGCTCCGAGGCCGCCTACGCAGCTGTGACCGGAGAGCTGTGGTTCAGAGCTCCCGAGCCTCTCTTCGTTGAGCTGCGGGGATCCTTCGGGCCGGCAGTGTGTGGCAAAGACTTAGCGCTCTACCTGCTCGGGCTCCTCGGACCGGAGGGGGCGCTCTACAGGTCGATCGAGTTCTTCGGAGATTCTCTGAGAGAGATGAAAATGCACGATAGACTCACCGTCTCAAACATGATGGTGGAGGCCGGCGCGAAGACGGCCATGTTCCCGCTCGATGAGGAGCTGATGAGATATCTGCGAGAGCTCGGGGTCCATGAAGAGTGGTCGGCCGAACTGAGGTTCGAGGGAGGTTCTCGCGATATATCCGTCGAACTTGGAGAGCTCGCCCCCATGGTGGCCGCTCCTCCCTCCCCGACCAACGTCAAGCCGGTCGAGGAGCTCGAGGGGATAGAGGTGGACTACGTCTTCATCGGTAGCTGCACCAACGGACGTTTCGAGGATTTAGCGGCAGCCGCCCGCTTACTCAAGGGCAGGAGAGTGAGAGCCAGACTCTTGGTGATCCCCGCCTCCGCCAGAACTCTCTCCCTCTTGAGCAAGGAGGGGCTCCTCGACATATTTTTGGGAGCTGGAGCCGTGATTGGCGTGCCCGGCTGCGGTCCCTGCTTCGGAGCGCACATGGGAGTAGCGAGCGAGGGAGAAGTTGTAATTTCTACTGCCAATAGGAACTTCCCGGGGCGAATGGGTCCCCCGAGCGCTCGCGTCTACTTGGCGTCCCCGCTTACGGCGGCCGCCTCCGCCGTCGAAGGTAGGCTCGTGGATCCCAGGAGGCTTCTGAGGTGA
- a CDS encoding isocitrate/isopropylmalate dehydrogenase family protein encodes MPLVVVIPGDGVGPEITRAALRVLEAAKSHFGFDLNVVEALAGDAALRARGEALPQETLRLCREAEAILKGPVGESAFEAVVRLRQILDLYANIRPAKSMPGVRALKPIDLVIVRENVEDVYVGAEYRIGDVAIALKVITAGGTARVARVAAKFAKRRRGRVTVVHKANVLRATDGLFRDTAKRVLEGEGVEVDEIYVDTAAMELVRSPSKFDVMLTPNQYGDILSDLAAQIAGGIGLAPSANIGDTRALFEPVHGAAWDIAGRGVANPTAMILSTAMMLEWLGFASASRAVWAAVERVLSLGISTPDLGGSASTAEFAEKVAAAVSAFA; translated from the coding sequence ATGCCTCTGGTCGTAGTAATACCGGGTGACGGGGTAGGACCGGAAATAACTCGTGCCGCCCTCAGAGTGTTGGAGGCGGCCAAGAGTCATTTCGGCTTCGACCTAAACGTGGTCGAGGCCCTGGCCGGCGATGCAGCTCTGAGAGCGAGAGGAGAGGCTCTGCCCCAAGAGACGCTCAGGCTCTGTCGGGAAGCTGAGGCCATACTCAAGGGCCCTGTCGGCGAGAGCGCTTTCGAGGCGGTCGTGAGGCTTAGGCAAATCCTCGACCTCTACGCTAACATTAGACCCGCGAAGAGTATGCCGGGAGTCAGAGCACTGAAGCCCATAGATTTGGTGATAGTCAGAGAGAACGTCGAAGACGTGTACGTTGGAGCCGAGTACAGAATAGGGGACGTGGCGATAGCGCTCAAAGTCATAACCGCCGGCGGAACAGCGCGCGTGGCTAGAGTGGCGGCGAAGTTTGCCAAGAGGCGGCGCGGACGCGTCACTGTGGTCCACAAAGCGAACGTCCTGAGAGCGACTGATGGGCTTTTCCGCGATACCGCTAAGAGGGTGCTCGAGGGAGAAGGGGTCGAGGTAGATGAGATCTACGTCGATACGGCAGCCATGGAGCTAGTGAGGAGCCCCTCCAAGTTCGACGTCATGTTAACGCCGAACCAATACGGTGACATCTTGAGCGACTTAGCTGCTCAGATCGCCGGCGGCATAGGACTGGCTCCCTCGGCGAACATCGGAGACACGAGAGCCCTCTTTGAGCCTGTCCACGGAGCCGCATGGGATATAGCGGGGCGAGGGGTAGCTAATCCTACCGCGATGATCTTATCGACCGCGATGATGCTCGAGTGGTTGGGCTTCGCCAGCGCGTCGAGGGCCGTGTGGGCAGCCGTCGAGAGAGTCCTATCATTAGGGATCTCGACACCCGACTTAGGGGGCTCGGCTAGCACGGCCGAGTTCGCTGAGAAGGTCGCCGCTGCGGTGAGTGCTTTTGCGTAG
- a CDS encoding ferredoxin, translating into MSEKYRVIVERERCISCGVAPAVCPQVFELGRDTGKNKVVDTFSVDTTETISVGEISAELYDCAKRAAELCPVGAITIERA; encoded by the coding sequence ATGAGCGAGAAGTATAGAGTAATCGTCGAGAGAGAGCGTTGCATCTCGTGCGGAGTCGCCCCGGCCGTATGTCCTCAGGTTTTCGAGCTCGGCCGAGACACCGGCAAGAATAAAGTCGTGGATACCTTCAGCGTCGATACGACGGAAACGATCTCTGTAGGCGAGATAAGCGCCGAGCTTTACGATTGCGCGAAGCGTGCGGCGGAGCTTTGCCCGGTCGGAGCGATAACTATCGAGAGGGCGTAA